CTGCTACGAATCGTTTAAACTCGTCGGGCAGGAAATCGCTATCAGGTTCGGGCCCGGACGCTGCGGGCTGACAGGAGCGCACTTCTGGGGTATCACTAGGAGATCTCACGGTTCCTCCGCGGCAAATCAGCCCGGCCTTAGTCTCAGAAGAGGCATCTGCATGGCAAGTGTAAAAAAGCTCATCCTAGCCTCCCAGTCACCATTTAGGCGAGCGCTCCTCAGCGCCGCTGGACTGGAGTTCGAGGCCGCAGCGGCACCCATTGACGAATACACCATTCATGGTGACACCCCCGGTGTGCAGGCTAGCCGCCGTGCCGAGGCTAAGGCCATGGCCGTTGCAGCCATGCATCCCGATGCCATGGTGGTCGGCGCCGATCAGGTGCTTAGTTTTGAGGACTTAACCTTTGACAAGGCGCCCGATGTAGCCACGGCCAGAGAGCGGCTCCAAGCCCTAGCGGGACGTACGCACTATCTGCATTCAGCCTTTGCTCTCGCCTACGGCAACCGTGGTGACACGCCAGTGATCGTCCACAGCGAAAGAGTCGACGTCGGCATGACCATGCGTCCTCTGTCCGACTATGAGATCGAGGCCTATCTGGCCACGGGCGAATGGCGCGGCAGCGTCGGCTGCTACCAGTACGAAAATAAGGGTGTCCACCTATTCAGTAGCGTCAACGGCGACCAATCAGCGATCATCGGATTGCCGCTTCTACCGCTTCTGGCCAAGCTGCGCCAGGTTGGTATCAATGCTTTGCTGCAGTCCTCGCCGCCTTGGACACTGAAGCCTTAAAACTCGGGCAAATATCGGCTAAGTAGCACTGATCGCAAGCTGGTCGCAGAGCCTTGCAAGTGTATCGACCCAGCAGGATGAACCAGTGATGGGCCCGAGGCAGATACTTGCGGTCGATTTGGGCCATCAGCTTTGTCTCGCAAGCCTCCGGCGTCTTCTCGTTGTGGAGCCCAAGGCGCCTTGTGACGCGAAATACATGAGTATCGACCGCAAGTGTAGGTGCGCCGAAAAGCTCCGCCAATATTACATTGGCAGTCTTGCGCCCAACACCCGGCAGGGCCTCCAGGGCCGCCCGCTCTCCGGGTACTTTACCAGCGTGCTTTTCAATAATATCAGTGGCTAGCGCCACAGCCCTTTTAGCCTTGGTGGGGGCTAGGCCGATGCGCCGAATAAGCTTGAGCATGCCATCGGCTCCAAGTCTGACGACATCATCAGGGCCAAGGCCAGCGTCGTAAGCCTCGCGCACGGCTGCGTTCACCGCTTTATCGGTCGTTTGGGCCGACAACATGACGGAAAGCAGCAATTGGAAGTTGCTGGTGTAGTATAACTCGCAGCGAGGATCAGGATTGTGTGCCTCAAAACGCGCAAACATCTCGACAAGAGGGATGCGGCGGCGCTTTTTCGCGGGTGCTGACGACTCAGGCGTCGCCTTCGTTTTAGTCCGAGACTTCAACTTTAACGTCGCCAAAGACTACACACTGGCAGGCAAGCCGCTCATTGGGCTCGGCCGCCATCGTCTCAAGAAAGTCGCGCTCGTCATCCTTCATCGGGCTGATGTTGTCAGCCCCTTCAAGGACGCGCACCATGCAGGCACCGCAAGCACCGTCGCGGCAGCCAAAAAGAATAGAGGTATCGTGGTCTTCACACATGTCAATCATGGCGTAGCCCGACGGAACGTCGATGGTCTTATTGTCGGTCGTTATCGTAACTTTAGGCATGCTGTACATCGTCCTCTTGTGGACATAGGGCAAACTGGAGGGACCCTGATTGCGAACCCTATATCTATCGCCTCCACCTGATGTGGTCAAGTGCCGGCCGCGTATTTAGCGTCTATACCGGAGTTTGTATAATGAGGCACCCACCCTGCGGCGTCGACAAAGAGGCGGATCGCCTTGAAGCTGGGATTAGCACCGATATCGGCCCAGTGCTTCATGTGAGCCGGTATGCCGAGGAGGTCGCCCCGCTCGCAGAGTACCGAGAAAACCTCGCCTTCCGTGTGAAACCAAAAGAGCGACTGCCCGTCGACAAAAAAACGCACCTCATCCTCAACATGCGTGTGCTCGCCCAGAAACTTGGCGCGCAACTGCGCCACGTTAGGGGTGCCACTGTGGACGCTGATCACATCAGCCACCACGTAACCGGCACGCTCCATGAACGGCTTAAGTTTGGATCCGTATGCCTCAAGGATCACCTCCTCCGGTGCATCGTCCGCAAAGTAGACTGGAGCCTCCCACCTCTCGTGACAAATACCGCGCCCTTGCAAGTAGCTAGTGACCGCAGTCTGGTCGCTAAGTCTCTGTCCTGAAACGGGAATATGTAGTACGGCCATAACCTTAGTCCACTCGGGTTTGGGTGAGCTCGAAAACGCATCTTAGATGTGGAGGCTTAGGTTTGACAATAGTTGTCAAAATATGCTGATTTTGAAAGCCTCTGATAAGATTATGACACACTACCAAATCGACAAAAATGGATGGGACTTCCTATGCCAGTCAAATCTTCGCGTACCAGTCGCAGCCCCGATAAGTCATGGCAGCTAAAGGCATTCGACCTTAGTCTCGCTGGATGGATCGGTGGGTCAAGCGATGCTAAAGCCGCATCTAAGACCGCATCCAAGGCAGAAAAGGCGCTGAGCGGCCGGGTTGTTGTCGCCGGGCAAGCGGCTTCGACCAGTATGACATTAAAGCACCTTGGCCTTAAGTTGCCGCCTTGGCAGATGGAACGCGTTGGTCGTAAGCGGGGTGAGATCGTTCACTTGCCGACAGATGACGGGCCCTTATGGTTGGTGCAGCTTGAGGCAAGAACGGTAGCTCATGCACATCACGATCTGTTCAAAGTCAGCGAGTACGGGGTTGCTAGAGATTTAGCGGCGCAAGTGGTCTCTCCATTACTGGAGCAGACCATCAGTGAGGTTAAAGTTGAGTTCGTTGCCGCCACTGATGATGAGCAATGTGGCGCCCTGGTGGGCCTCGAGCTAGGTGCCTACCGCTACCGACTGATTCGTCAGCCGCGAGGGACAGCCGAACTTCCGCGGATCTCGGTACAAGGGGTAAAAACGGAGACTCTTGAGGCTGCGCAGCACCTCGGTAATTCTCTAAATTTTGCCCGGCATTTAGTTAACGTTCCTGCGGCAGAACTCAACCCCAAATCGTATGCAGATTTACTAGAAGAGATTTTTGCCGCGTCACAGTCCATGCAGGTTGATGTGTGGGGCGCTGCACGTCTGAAAAAGGAGCGGATGGGTCTACTTCTTGGCGTAGGGCAGGCCGCAACAGAGGGGCCAGCTTTAGTTCACTTGAAGTATCGCCCTAAAGGCGTCAAGAAGAGCGTCCGACCGATCGCTTTCGTCGGCAAGGGGATCACATTTGACACCGGTGGCCTTGATATCAAGGTTAGCTCTGGCATGCGTCTCATGAAAAAGGACATGGGCGGTTCGGCATCTTTGGCTGGTCTAGCACTTTGGCTGGAGCGCTCGCAGTTACCGGTGCCCTGTGACATATATCTGGCGCTTGCCGAAAATGCGGTTGATCAGACCTCGGTCCGTCCCGGTGATGTCCTGCTATCGAGGAGTGGCCTCACTGTTGAGATCGACAACACTGATGCCGAGGGGCGTTTAGTTTTAGCAGATGCGATTGATGTGGCCGTAAAGGCGCAGGGTGATGATAAGCCGGAGCTTTTGATTAATTTAGCGACGCTTACTGGCGCCATGCGCATTGCGCTCGGCACTAGAGTGGCCGGCATGTTTGCCAATAACGACGCGTTGGCAGAATCTCTCCTTAAGGCAGCCAAACGTGCAGCAGATCCAACTTGGCGCATGCCGCTTTTTGGTGACTATTTTAGTGCTCTCAAAACCCCTGTGGCCGACATGGCTAATTCCGGTCACAGCCGCTTCGGTGGTCCTATCGTCGCCGCCCTATTTCTCCAGCGCTTTATCGGTGATGTGCCTTGGGCTCATTTTGATATGTATGCCTGGAGCGAAGGCAATACCGGTGGGTGCATCGAGGCCGGAGGGACAGGGCAGTGTCTGCAGCTGTTAACGGAGTTCTTGAGAAGCCGCGTTCAGGCGTAATCTAAAGGATGCCTATCGTGACTCGGGACCTATGGCTCTCAGATGGCGCAAGCCATCTGAGCCCCGCACCATTGTTGAGAGCATCGGGTAGTCCCATCCAGGGTTCGACACAATGAAATTCCTGGCCGCTCTGGGTCCAAAGCACTAAGTAGCGATAGGATGGGTCCCAACCAAGGGCTATCGCATAACCACTAGCTGGAAACTCAACCAGTGCTTGATCACTTTTAAGATCGCCAAGTATGAGGTTACTGAGATGCGCCTGATGGAGAACTTGATGATCAGGCAAAGATGAGCCTGGAAAAGCAGTAGGTTTGCCGGCGCCACCTATGGCGGTGACTGGAAGCTGTATCTGTGCTGAAGTTTGTAACCTTGCCGTTGCATCTACCGATCCTTGCCATTTAGGTAGATAAAAATAGGGATGCCACCCTAAGGCCATAGGCATGCGTGGTGCCAAGGGAGAGTGTGCCCCAAGACAGGATACTTCTGTATCAATGAGCAAACTTGTATCGTTTAGCGTGTATTTTACTTTTAAATCAAAATCGAACGGAAATAATTGCCGCGAGGCATCGCTCGTATGGAGCGATAGCACGGCGGTACGGTCGTCAGCGGCGACAACCCGCCATTTGTGAGCGTAGGCAAATCCATGCAGTGGCATTTGCCAAATCTTGCCTGCCAGCTCATATTGAAAAGGAGTGAGCCCATGGAAGACTCGCCCAGCGAATGGAAACATAAGGGGCATGCCACCAGCGGGCCAGCCGCTTTCCCTGAGATCGAATTGGTGCGAGAGCCAAAGCACATCGCGGGACATGCCATCGGCGCTTTTGAGTGCTAGGGATGATAACAACCCACCACGCTCCGGCAAGAGCGTTGCTCTGCTGCCACCTGCAGTTTGCAATTCCAGCTTCACTGCCTTTAAGCCCTCAACGTCATAGCGGGGCTTGCGGTACCCCTGCGCTAGGTGATTCCCCCACTTTAACCTTTTTCTCGCCGTTGTACACCCAGTCGAGGTCGGGATTATGTTTTAACTCTAGATCGGCCGGATCATCCATCAGGCTATAGCAGTGTTCTAAGGCCTGAATAAATTCTTCTATGTTTGCTGCGCGCAAGGGCAGTGGAGCAAAAAATGGCGTTGGTAGACTAGACCTAAGGTAGTTCCATACCAATTTGACCCTGCCTAGAGTGGCCCGCGATACTTCCCGTAGGTGTTCCGGATAGCCTGAATGGCCAGGCCAAAGTTTAGTTGCCAATACGCCGTAGAGTTTTGCCCAACGATCGTAATCCATGCCGCAGCTGACAGTAAAACACCCATCCTTGCACAACGCGTAGACCGCCGCGGGGTCTGTAGCCATTAGCTCGTGCAATAGGGCTTGCACCATGAGGCTAATTTTTAGTGTCTGAAAGGGAAGCCGCTCGCTGCGCGATTGACGCAGCTCCGAGAAAATCCACGGGTTGCGCAGGGCACCACGTCCAATGATGACCCTGCTTACTGATGGGGCCATGGCGAGGCGTTCCCGGAGGCTCTTGAGGTCCGTAATGTCACCGGATGCGACGACCGGTGCCACTGCTCTTTGTGCAGCCCGCTCAATCAAGTCCCAGTCGGCTTGTCCTGTGTAGCGGCTTGGTCTCGTGCGTCCGTGAACCGTCAGTCGGGCTAAAGGCAACTGGCGTAGAGGCTCGATCAGCGCATTAAACTCACTAGCGCTTTGAAATCCGGTGCGCATCTTGATGGCAAATCGGGTAGGTCCCAACTCCCCGCTAATCCGCGAGGCCATCGCGCCAAATTCATCGGGGTCTCTGAGGAGGCTACTGCCTGCACCTTTGCCCACGCACTTAGGTGAAGGACATCCACAGTTGAGTTCGACGAAATCACAATGTTCTAGTAGTGCTGGCGCCACGCGGAGAAAGTCGTCGGTTTCGGCCGCCATGAGCTGGGGTACCAGACGGTAGGGTAAATACGATCGTAGCTCGTCTAATTCAGGAGCGAATTCGCGTGGTAGTTCCCTTTGTGGATAGGTCGCAGTCACTCGAAGAAAAGGCGTAGCCATGACTTGCGGCGCCGCGACTAGATGGAACCATAGGCGCATGGCTAGGTTGGTGACGCCTTCCATCGGAGCTAGGCCTATGAATCCCTCGGCGAATCCATTCCTGAATTCTTGTTTTGACGCAGTTTGCTTGTGATTGATCATAGAGTCTTCGAGTCATAAGGAAACTCCGTCCCTAGCACAAAGTTTAAGTCGATGCCTCTGATATTGTGTGTTGACGATAACAATCTAAAAACATTGAATAAATCAATCGGCTTTTGAACTCGAAGCTAGCCAAGTCTAGAGGCTTAGGTCCGCCTCGGTTAAACTTAGCTAGACTGATGAGTTGTTGCCGCTTGGATGTTGGGGGGTGCTGCGTTGATATCCGAAGCTATGAATAGATTATGGGATGACTTTTTCGTGCGGCCCATCAGTGAATTCGGACGATTCACGACGTTTTTTCTTGAGGGTGTGAAGCGCTGCATGGTGCCGATGATAGATAGGCGTCTCTTGCTCCGGCAAATGGAGTTTGTCGGTAATCGCAGTCTTGGGATTGTCGTCATAGCTGGTACTCTGGTGGGGGTTATTTTTGGCCTCATCCTCGGCAACATCTTTCGGCGCTTTGGTACGGAGTCCTTGCTAGGGGCTGCCACGGGTATTTCTCTCACTAAGGAAGTGGCGCCAGTCTTTTGTGGTTTTCTGGTAACTGCTCGGGCGGGATCTGCAATGGCAGCCGAAATTGGCACGATGCGCGTGAATGAGCAAATCGATGCCATGAGAATCATGTCTGTGAATCCCTACAGCTACCTAGTCGCTCCCCGGATACTAGCAGCCAGCCTGGTCATGCCACTACTTAACTGTGTTTTTGTTCTGGTCGGTAGTGTCGCTGCTTACGGTGTGGCTGTCGCATTTTATGATGTCGATACTGGGGTATTTATTGAGAAGATGCGCTGGTTGGTGCGTCCCGCCTATCTAACACAGGGGATGCAGAAGTCGGCCGTGTTTGGTTTGCTCATCGCATCGATTGGATGTTTTCGCGGTTTTTATGCTGGTGGCGGTGCCAAAGGAGTTGGAAAAGCCACGACGGAAGCGGTTGTGGCCTCCCTCGTGGCTATATTGATCGCGGATTTTTTCGTGAGCTATCTTCAGTTCGACAAGTTTCTGTGAGTACCTTTTTAGGTACCAGTCACTTCGAACTGACGATGGAGTAGGCTCAGACCCTTGAGGTTCCTAACATCGATAATCAGATCAACAAAGGTCCCATCTGTTTTGTTGGGTTTGAACTCCAACACCTTGGGCACGCCTAAGCTGCGTACTTTAAATTTTTCGGCATGAGGAGTTGAGTCTATAATCTCTACCCGACCGTCACGATGCAGGTAGCGTGCCGTAGCATGGATACTACCTAGGGCAGGAACGGCGCGGTCATTGCGTAGACGGAACGATATCCGCATACCCTGCTGTCTATGGAGACTGTATTTAAACTCCGTGAGTTTTAACCCGGCGCCTTCGTCATCTTCTTCAACGACATCAGTATCCAGTTTCCGCTCAGTGGAGTCAGCTGCAGCGGTATTAACTGGTGTCGGTTTAGTTGCATTGGGTAACATATTGACCGGTTTTGCTCCACTAGCCGCCACAGGCAGTGGCTGCACTGGTGGACCCATCTCTTCTTTGTCCTTTTGACCGAGTACATCCACCATTTCGCTGAGCTTTTCAACCGCAGCCAGCGGCTTAGCAGTCAGCGTTGCCGTGCTAGCGCCGGAATCGGCTGCAGCGACCTGTTGGTTTTTAACGTTAGCTTTAGCGGCTGCGGCTGTTAGTTGGCTAGAGCGGCGCTCGGCGGCAGTCTGGGCGGGCATGACCATTTTGTGTTTAGGAACCGTCACGAAATAAATAGCCCAAGCGACACTGGCGATGAGGATAAAGGGGGCGGCAGAGAGAGCGGTCTTACGATAATTCGGCGTCGGCTTTTGCTGCTCGCGAGGTGATTCGGGAGTGCCGAGACCTTTATTGATCTGTTCAAGCTCGCGGGCCACTATCACAACACCGTTAGGTGGCACCGCCTTACTGTGACCGAGAGCTGCGGCTAACTTGCTCGGTGGTAACGTGGCAAAGATCTGGTTAGCGCGCTTGATGGGCATAACCGAGAGTAACACGGCCACATTGGTTGCCGAGGTTGCTGCCGCATACGCAGCTAGCCGGTCATCCGACATAGCCAGTATCGTGGCTAGTGCTTCCTTCTGTAGATGTTCCATGATGCCGTCTCCTGCGTCTTAGCCCTTGACCACTCGGTGGGTCGCTTCGGCTATGCAGATGCTAAAAGGTGGGGATTCTTTTAGTGTAACATGCACAGCTAGAAACCTACTGATAATGGTCCTCCCGCGCCTGGGCTTGGTTAACTATAAATAAAACGTGTAAATGAATTAGATTTAGATCATTAGCGGCTTTGCTGGTCAGTGTCTTCGGCTTCTTCGGGTAGTTCGCTGAGGTCATTTTGTTCGGCGTCGACGAGCTGGGTTAGTTGATCGCGCATAGCGGTGAGCTCGGTTAATAGCTGCTTGCGTTGCCCCTCAAATTTGGCCATTTCGCTTCGAACCGTGGAGAGGTGGATATCGTTGTCAGACAGCTCCTCCATCTTCGAGCGCATCAGTTCTTCAAAGAGCACGACTTCGCCAAATTTCTGGCTCGGCCTCGAGTTCATGATATTTCGCAATGCCAACGTTAGCGGAAGCGCGCAGCTGATCGCAGCTAGCGTCGCTTTTTGCCAAGTTGTCATGCGCAAACTCATGAAATCATAACTCCAGAATGATCCACTCTCCTGGGTACAACTACGGAGGTTTACCCCGAAGTTGCGTCGTACGTGAGAGCGCGCACGAACACCATAATTAAAATCCTAAGCATTCAATTGGGTGATTCGTCACGACCGCGCCAATACTTGAGTGTCCTACCCAAAGTGTCATGTTGGTCGGGCGACAAAAAGGCGTCGCTTTGGCCAATCTGGCCGGGTCATTAGGGTGTCGCGAGAATTGCCTAAATTTTTGTCAGTTGGGTATTTTTTCTTGCTGTGAGCACCATAGCTAGGTGCTGAAATTAAAGGAGGAATTTTTTTCCTATGCGATTTCGTTGCATGTTACGAGGTGGTCGAATCAATTTTCTTAGTCCATTTGACAGGGTGATGGCGCGGACATCTGGCGCAAGTCACTCTGTCGCAATTGACAGTGGCTCGCATGTGGTTATTTTACTGCTTCTTGTCGTTTTAAACTGTTTGGTGGGAGCAAATTTCGGTGGAACAGAATGTGACTGAATTAGTGACTGGCGTGAGTGGAAGATCTTTTGTGAATGTGGGACTGAGAGACGGTCCCTGGTCAAAACGTCAGTTAAAAATTGCGGGAACTAATGTTTATTTCGCGGATCAGGTATTAGACTTGAGTGATTTTCATCTTACTCTGCGTCTTTTTCGTCTCTACGCGATAGCAAAGGGTGGACGCTGTTCCCTTCGTGAAATTCTAGCTTTTGTGTACCGCATGCAACCCACGCAAACAAATTCGGCGCGATTTCATAAGTCAGCGAGGGTAAGAGCAGTGAAATTACTTTCGCGTGCCCGTCTACTAGCGATGAAATACTTTGACGACGAGCTTGATTGGTTCTGCTACGACTATAAAACGCGTACTTGGGCTCTCTATCGAGGCTGTGACGCGGCCTCTGTGCGGCAGCTCCATTCGTAGTTTTTTGGGGGGCAGGGAGTACCCGAGGTCAGTGACTCCCTGGTGTCAGATTTGTTTGAAAGGAGCTAAGAGCCGCTTTTTTAAATTTGTTAAGCTGGCGCTGCGAAAGTGGCGTTTTTACATCGGCAGCAACTACTTTTCGGCTGGTTTGCACGGATCTAATTTTTGCCCTAAAGGCTGCCGGTCGTGCCCCAATTTGGTCAACAAACCGTTTTGAAAAGTGTGCTTGATTACTGAACCCGCAAACGGATGCGACGTGACGGAGTTCTAAATCTGGTTTGTGGGTTATGACAGTCTTTGCCAAGTGTACGCGGTAGTTCCAAATCCACTGCATGGGAGTCAGACTACAGGTTGATTTGAACAGACGGTTTAAGCTTACTTTTGCCAGCCCTGTGGAGTCAGCCAGTTCCTCCAGCGAAATCGAGCGATCGTGATTGCGGATCAGGTATCCGACAGCTCGTTTGAAGTCCCTGGAGTTGAGTTTTACGGGGCGTGGCATAAGGAGTGTTCTCCCTCCGCCCAATATCACTGCAACGCCTGTGCCGTGCATAAAAATACAGCAATGAAATATTAAATCTAATAGTTTCATTCTGTTGTAGATCGGATCGCGGACGACGAAGGCTGGAAATAGGCCACGTGGATAAATTATGGGACGTTTAGTGGTGAAAAAAAGGACACCCTGAAGGTGTCCGTCCGTAAACTCAAACAATTTAGTTTGTTAGTGCTTCGGCGTTTGTCCGCGGACAAATTTGTGGCATTGGACGCATTCGAGAGAGACACGTACGTAACCTACCGTAATTCCCTCGAGATTATGGGCCTTAGCCTGATCTTTGACGTATGCCGCTGCAGTTTGAAAACTCTTCGAGTAAAACTGGAAGTCTGGTGAATCGCGTTTACTCCAAGTCGTGGCCTTACTAAGGTCGTGAAGCATCCCGGCAAAATGCTCAAGCTTGCTGTAGTCTTCGGTGGCAAGTGCATCGAGAAGACCATGAGCGGCGGTGAGCTTGTCCCGCATTAAAACTTTGACGTTGCTGTCAGCGGCCTGGGCTATTGGGGCCATTGCTGATAGGGCTGTGATGACAATTCCAAATGCAGATTGCATTTCTGGCCTCCTTTAGGTTTTTTGCTGTGACTTAGCGTTGTCGATTAATTTCCTCAGCTCGGCGAGCAGTGCCTTAACATCAGGCGGGATATGAGTGCCGCTGGAGCCGCTAAACCCAACGGTATAACTCTCCTCAAGGAGCGCGTAGGCCTTTTCAGCAAAAGGCGCTGCGGGAGCCATACGGATAGCCGTCTCAAAATCAAACTCCTCCCTGGAGATCCAATAAGAGTGAGATAGCAGCGATTCCGTGATTCCGAGTAAGTAGTAGGCTTCGGCGACATCGGGCGTTGCCTCTGGGTGATCGTGGACGTAACGATTGAGGATAGCTGCTGCGGTGATGTAATGAACTGTGCCATTACGGTCGCGCGGAAATTCCATCATTTCCCGGCCTTGAGACAGCACTCTATGAGCGGTTGCTACATCGGTTTTGGCGAGTGCTTTTTCGTTCTCGAGTTGCTGAATGGCATCAAGCCAATGGCTCATTTGACTTTTGACGTGCCCCGGTAGGTCAGGTCTTGCTAGGATTTTGTCTATCAGTTTTTTGGGGCGATCGAGGTCGCCTTTGGCATTAGTGGCGATTTTTAGGTAATCGGTAAACGAGCCGAGCAAACCAATGCTATTGAGTGGCACGTTGCCGCTGGCAAAATAGTCTTCATAGGTCTTCATTGCATCATCGAACTGTCGACTCACTACGTAGAAATGAGCCTTCTCGAGGGGATGCAGGCGGTCAATTTTAAGTGCGGCGAAGAAACCAGTAGCAGGTGGAACTTTGTGCGTTTCGGGTAGGCTCTCATGACAGGCAATGCAATTTTCAGTCATATTGTGTATGGCGAATTTTGCCTCTTCGAAATCGCCACGCTCGAAGCGGCGATATGCATGACGCGCATCGTTACGGAGCGATTTGGCGATGTAGTCAAAGGCCTTATCTTTGCGCCGTGCGTGGTCTTCGAGGTGGGTTGCGCTATCCATGAGTTGTTTCAAATCTTTGCTGATCGCAGCTCTGTTTTTTGCCGATTCAAAGCTAGAATCATCAAAACTTAGCGGCAAAACACGAGATAAAGGAGCGATAATTTGTTGCATGATGCTCTGTGTCGGTGCGTCCTCTTTCGCCTTGGTGCCTGGAGCTGCGTAGCTCATTTGCCAAGTAGGCAAAAAACTTAAGGTTAAACCAACGACTCTACATACTTTGCATAGTGAAAAAGCCATGCGTATCCCTCCATGGAATCAACAATTCGCTACATACCCAAAATTCTCGCGTGCGATTGGGGTCAGGCCAGGGCGCCGTGGTGCGGTGCCAGCAAGCCATGCTTTTCCATTCGGTAGCGCAAAGTATGACGGGTAATCCCTAACAATTGTGCCGCTCGGGTTTGATTGTGTCTAGCCTGGTCTAAAGCTTGCGTCAAAAGGCTCTTTTCAAGATCATCCAAATTTACACCCGAGGCTGGTAACCGAAAGTTGCTGGTGACTGGTTCTGGGGCTTGCGTGCTAGGCAATCGATCACAGGTCATGGTTGTTTGGCGATCAGCGTTCGTCGGGTGTGCCATGGCTCCGGCGCGGATCGGCATAGGTAACTGCCGCTCATTGGTTGGTGCGAGTACCGGACTAGGCATTGGCAATTGCCGCGCTTGCGGTTCAAGGTCGCTGCTCAGCGGTGGCGCGCTAAGAGACTCGGGTACGGTATCTATGCGTAGATGGCGGGGCTCAAGTAATTGAGGTTCATAAAATACCAGCGCGCGTTCGAGCACATTCTTCAATTCACGCACATTGCCCGGCCAATCGTGTTGCATTAGCACAGCTAAAGCCTCCCGACTCACGTCAGGCCTATGAAGTTCCAGGTCCGAACTTAGTTTTGTCAGAAAGAAGGCGACTAAGTGAGGGAGGTCGTCGATACGTTCTCGCAGTGCCGGTACGTAAACTGGCAAAGCGCTGAGGCGGTAATAGAGGTCGGCTCTAAAGCGCTTTTCGGCCACCTCCTCAAGTAGATTGCGGTGGGTTGCAGCGATAATACGTCCGGTAAATTCAATATCTTTAATACTACCGAGGCGTTTAAACCGTCGATATTCGATCGCCCGGAGTAGCTTGGCTTGGAGTTTCAACGGCATATCGCCAATCTCGTCAAGAAAAATGCTGCCGTTTCGGGCTATCTCAAAAAGTCCTAGCTTGCGTTCTCGGGCATCGGTAAAGGCGCCTTTTTCGTAACCGAATAGCTCGCTTTCGAGAAGCGTTTCAGGTATCGATGCGCAGTTGATCTCGACAAAGGGGTGGCCTGCCCGATCACCCCACTCGTGGATGGCCCGTGCGGCTAGCTCCTTGCCGCTGCCGCTTTCGCCGAGAATAAGTGCAGTCTGAGCTTTGCTTTTGGCGATTCTAGCGAGCTCGCTATGGAGTTGCCGCATGGCGACGGTGTCGCCGATGATTTTAACTTCACTGCAGCCGGCTTCGCGGCCTTGCAGACGGCTGACTTTTTGGCGCAATTTAGCAATTTCGGTGGCGCGGCCGACGGCAGCTAGAAGATCTTTCATATCGAACGGTTTTTGCAAATAGTCACAGGCGCCAAGGCGTAGCGCCGTGATGGCCGAATCGATGGCGCCGTGGGCGGTAATTAAGATTACCGGCATGTCGGGGTGTTCTATTCTCCATTTCTTCAACAATTCTAATCCATTACCATCTGGCAGGCGTAGGTCGGTGACAGCTACGTCCGGGGTGAATTGGTGGAAACGCTCAATGGCCTCCCGGACGCTACCGGCTCGCATGGTTTCGGCGCCAAGTCCGCGAAGCTCGGTGTCTATGCTCCACGCGAGAATGTCTTCATCATCGACGATAAGTATTTTGGTAT
This genomic stretch from Deltaproteobacteria bacterium harbors:
- a CDS encoding helix-turn-helix transcriptional regulator; this encodes MKLLDLIFHCCIFMHGTGVAVILGGGRTLLMPRPVKLNSRDFKRAVGYLIRNHDRSISLEELADSTGLAKVSLNRLFKSTCSLTPMQWIWNYRVHLAKTVITHKPDLELRHVASVCGFSNQAHFSKRFVDQIGARPAAFRAKIRSVQTSRKVVAADVKTPLSQRQLNKFKKAALSSFQTNLTPGSH
- a CDS encoding sigma-54-dependent Fis family transcriptional regulator, translating into MTIQTASTKNPGHTINLKDTKILIVDDEDILAWSIDTELRGLGAETMRAGSVREAIERFHQFTPDVAVTDLRLPDGNGLELLKKWRIEHPDMPVILITAHGAIDSAITALRLGACDYLQKPFDMKDLLAAVGRATEIAKLRQKVSRLQGREAGCSEVKIIGDTVAMRQLHSELARIAKSKAQTALILGESGSGKELAARAIHEWGDRAGHPFVEINCASIPETLLESELFGYEKGAFTDARERKLGLFEIARNGSIFLDEIGDMPLKLQAKLLRAIEYRRFKRLGSIKDIEFTGRIIAATHRNLLEEVAEKRFRADLYYRLSALPVYVPALRERIDDLPHLVAFFLTKLSSDLELHRPDVSREALAVLMQHDWPGNVRELKNVLERALVFYEPQLLEPRHLRIDTVPESLSAPPLSSDLEPQARQLPMPSPVLAPTNERQLPMPIRAGAMAHPTNADRQTTMTCDRLPSTQAPEPVTSNFRLPASGVNLDDLEKSLLTQALDQARHNQTRAAQLLGITRHTLRYRMEKHGLLAPHHGALA